One Faecalispora anaeroviscerum genomic window carries:
- a CDS encoding TatD family hydrolase: MKRLIFDSHAHYDDESFAPDREELLQRLPEQGVCNVVSMGADYDGCRGALELASRYSYIYAAVGIHPENVVGLPENYLSQIEEWANAPKVVAIGEIGLDYHYEDMAPREVQRKVFEDQILLAKRRNLPIVVHDREAHGDTMEILHRHRPRGVVHCFSGSVEMMREVVRLGMYIGLGGVVTFKNARVAVEVARELPLDRLLTETDAPYLAPEPFRGKRCDSSMIRYVAQRIAEIREITADEVLAAGRRNAESLFNIIAEG, translated from the coding sequence GTGAAACGATTGATATTTGATTCCCATGCTCATTACGATGACGAATCGTTTGCCCCGGACAGAGAGGAACTGCTGCAGCGCCTGCCAGAGCAGGGCGTGTGCAATGTGGTGAGCATGGGGGCCGATTACGACGGATGCAGGGGAGCGCTTGAGCTTGCTTCCCGGTATTCCTATATTTACGCGGCAGTGGGAATCCACCCGGAAAATGTGGTAGGTCTTCCCGAGAATTATCTCAGCCAGATTGAGGAGTGGGCAAACGCTCCCAAGGTGGTGGCAATCGGGGAGATTGGCCTGGATTACCATTATGAGGATATGGCCCCCCGTGAGGTACAGCGAAAGGTATTCGAAGATCAGATTCTGCTTGCAAAGCGCCGAAACCTGCCGATTGTGGTTCATGACCGCGAAGCGCACGGCGACACAATGGAGATTCTGCACCGGCACCGACCAAGAGGAGTGGTTCACTGCTTTTCCGGCAGTGTGGAAATGATGCGTGAAGTGGTGCGCCTTGGCATGTATATCGGTCTTGGCGGCGTTGTTACCTTTAAAAATGCCCGGGTCGCCGTAGAGGTAGCCCGCGAGCTTCCGCTCGACCGCCTTCTAACGGAGACCGACGCGCCCTATCTGGCGCCAGAGCCATTTCGCGGCAAGCGGTGCGATTCTTCCATGATCCGTTATGTCGCGCAGCGCATCGCGGAAATTCGCGAAATTACCGCTGACGAAGTGCTTGCGGCCGGGCGGCGCAATGCAGAATCGCTTTTTAATATCATCGCTGAGGGGTAA
- a CDS encoding TatD family nuclease-associated radical SAM protein: MTITYVVEEDHLYVNMTNRCPNACGFCVRSLNERKEGEADLWLDREPTREEILEHLKSKDLDSYRELVFCGYGEPTCRFDDLVWLCQQVRQISCVNIRLNTNGLSDLINGRSTAPELDGLLDSVSISLNASTPEKYQEICHSKFGLEALPAILKFTKTVGMYVPKVYMTVVDNMPREEISACEKLCRETGATFRVRKFLDHQSYVEK; encoded by the coding sequence TTGACAATCACCTATGTTGTAGAAGAAGATCACTTATACGTAAACATGACAAACCGCTGTCCCAATGCCTGCGGTTTTTGCGTGAGGTCACTGAATGAACGAAAAGAGGGGGAAGCCGATCTTTGGCTGGATCGCGAGCCTACGCGTGAAGAAATCCTCGAGCATCTCAAAAGCAAGGATTTAGACAGCTACCGAGAATTGGTATTCTGCGGTTACGGCGAGCCAACCTGCCGCTTTGACGATCTGGTCTGGCTGTGTCAGCAGGTGCGGCAAATCAGCTGTGTGAATATCCGGCTGAATACAAACGGCCTTTCCGATCTGATCAACGGGCGCTCCACCGCGCCGGAGCTGGATGGCCTTCTGGATAGCGTTTCCATCAGCCTGAATGCCTCCACCCCAGAAAAATATCAGGAGATCTGTCATTCCAAGTTTGGCTTGGAGGCGCTTCCTGCAATTTTAAAGTTTACGAAAACCGTGGGGATGTATGTACCGAAGGTTTACATGACGGTCGTGGATAACATGCCGCGCGAAGAAATTTCCGCCTGCGAAAAGCTGTGCCGTGAAACGGGAGCAACCTTTCGTGTGCGCAAGTTTTTAGATCACCAGTCGTACGTAGAAAAGTAA
- a CDS encoding N-acetyltransferase, which produces MIREFHKDELDAVMQLWMNAITKAHPFIPREHWLNQYRIVRNEHLSMASTFVYGEHGRLKGFVSILEGSFIAALFVDAENWNQGIGTKLLHWCQEKYSHLEVNVYKKSENTVHFYTKHGFTVEREQVNRETGEQELFMTWKKA; this is translated from the coding sequence ATGATCAGAGAGTTCCATAAAGACGAATTAGATGCCGTGATGCAGCTGTGGATGAACGCCATTACGAAAGCACATCCGTTCATTCCGAGAGAGCATTGGCTGAACCAATATAGAATCGTTCGCAACGAACACCTCTCTATGGCCAGCACCTTTGTTTACGGTGAGCATGGCCGTTTGAAGGGCTTTGTCAGCATTCTGGAGGGCAGCTTTATCGCTGCTCTGTTTGTGGACGCAGAAAACTGGAACCAAGGCATCGGTACAAAGCTGCTCCATTGGTGCCAGGAGAAGTATTCTCATTTGGAAGTCAATGTTTACAAAAAGAGTGAGAATACCGTTCACTTCTACACCAAGCATGGCTTTACGGTTGAGCGCGAGCAGGTCAATCGGGAGACTGGCGAACAGGAGCTGTTCATGACTTGGAAAAAGGCTTGA